The Candidatus Saccharibacteria bacterium oral taxon 488 genome has a segment encoding these proteins:
- a CDS encoding glycosyltransferase encodes MTKTPVVNKQDHIRQDHPEWEFPDFEVNEINKKKHKYCVCVFVINEGERIQKQLQKMKPLAKQIDIIVADGGSTDGSLEADFLKSQDVRALLTKKGKGKLSAQMRMAFAWALSEGYEGVVVVDGNGKDSIERIPDFIKLLDQGYDHIQGSRFIPGGKAVNTPLSREIGLHLIHAPLISLAAGKRHTDTTNGFRAYSAKLLKDPDIAVFRDIFQTYELHYYLAIESSRRKQYKTAETPVVRTYPKKGKTPTKISPIKGNMHVLKVLFYAVAGKYRKHKK; translated from the coding sequence ATGACAAAAACCCCCGTAGTCAATAAACAAGATCATATTCGTCAAGACCATCCGGAGTGGGAGTTTCCAGACTTTGAAGTAAATGAAATAAACAAGAAAAAGCACAAATATTGCGTGTGTGTTTTCGTCATTAATGAAGGAGAGCGAATTCAGAAGCAATTACAAAAAATGAAGCCGTTAGCAAAACAGATTGACATTATAGTAGCTGATGGTGGTAGCACTGATGGTTCACTTGAGGCTGATTTCTTGAAATCTCAAGACGTACGCGCTTTGTTGACGAAAAAAGGCAAGGGCAAATTGAGCGCACAGATGAGGATGGCGTTTGCCTGGGCTCTTTCTGAGGGTTATGAAGGAGTGGTCGTTGTTGATGGCAACGGCAAGGATAGTATAGAGAGAATTCCTGACTTTATTAAGCTGCTTGACCAAGGATATGACCACATTCAGGGCTCACGGTTTATACCAGGTGGTAAGGCGGTAAACACACCGCTTTCGAGAGAGATAGGTCTTCATCTTATTCATGCGCCGCTGATAAGTCTTGCGGCTGGTAAGAGGCATACCGATACCACAAATGGATTCCGCGCCTACAGTGCAAAGCTACTTAAAGACCCAGATATTGCCGTATTCCGTGATATATTTCAAACCTATGAGCTTCATTACTACCTCGCTATCGAGAGTAGCCGCCGCAAACAATATAAAACGGCCGAAACGCCAGTGGTACGAACCTATCCGAAGAAGGGCAAGACACCAACAAAAATCAGCCCAATTAAGGGGAACATGCACGTTCTGAAGGTGTTATTCTATGCGGTGGCCGGTAAATATCGCAAGCATAAAAAATAG